AGCAGTATAAATTTATACGATCGGCCACCGCACAACCAGATAGCGGGAAGTGACTCCCCGGGGGGTGGCTAAACATCACATAAACTGGTTGTTGAGATTGAATTGCATTGGCCCGCAATAAACTTTGGCAGCGTTGTGCTCTTTTGCGCCCAACGGTATTGGTTGGTTTTGCCCACTCCGGCGGTGGTTACATTACACATTTGCCCATTTCCTTTCAGGTTCCTGTTCGTTCCGGTCTATCTTTTACTCTttgccccctccccccaccaaCCGCCTTTGCTACCGCTGTGCGAGCGTCCGCTTAAAGTTCATTCCACGAATGAGAGagaaaactttcacttttACTCAACTTTTTGTCGAGCCCCCCGTATCGACAATGTGCTGGGGCGCACGACCGGGCCTAGCGAACGAACGTCGTGCTTGCTTGCCGTCATGCTATGGATGTGGGAACGATCTGCGACAGCAGCAGGGTAGCCGAAACGGAAACAATGCGGAaagcaccaaaccaaaaccgTGGTTTGAAAAGATCGTGGCGCACTTGGGGCACTATCGGATgaattcattttcatcgtGATGGAAATCTTAAGGATTTAGGTTTGCCTGCCTGGTGGTGCTCTTTATGCCGAGCGCACCTTCGCTAGAAAGCCTTCTCCAGTGCGCTTCCAGTGCTGACGCAGGCATCGGTACAGACCGCTGAGCAAATGGTGACTTTTGGGGCACAAGCATTGAAAGTGAATGTCATTTGACTTGCGAGTCTCGTGTGGATACACATCCGCTTCGGCACTTCGGAATTGATGCACTTTGACCTTATGAAGCAAGTTGAAAAACTGGCTTGGGAAACGACATTTTAATTGCACCAACAACGATGGTGTTCGATGCATGGTCGAAGGAAGGAACACCATCGTTAGAAGACACACCACCCGTTTGTTACACATTTGCTAATCGTTTTGACCATTATTTTTAGGTTCTGGGATTGGTGTCTGGAAGCGAGGGAGCCATGCAGTTCCTAAGGCCTGTGGAGGGAACGGCCGTTAGTGCGGCTTCAGCAATGTTCCATCAGCAACAGTCGCAGCATGGACAGGTCGTCACAACTGCCGGTATGCCGCACCCATCAATGGCATCTCCCGCCTACATCACACTCCCAATCACGATGCCCGGTGCGAAACCGGGTGACGCACAGCAAACCGTCCAGATTCAGGTGTTAAACCCAAACCCGCTACCGTCGCAAATGGCCGGATCCGGTGCGGCCGGACAGACGGGCCAAACCGGTACAGCGCAATCGGGAACGACACCGAAGTTTCAAATGGGTCAAATGCAGATACCCATCCAGGGATTTCAACAGGGCACAACGGTGCTTACGGTAGCGTACAGTCCCCAGGACGAAGAAGTCCTGCACAACCAAGGCCTGCCGGAGGGTATGACAATAGTGGCCGCACTGCAACCCCAAGACTTGCAGCTACTCGCGTCCCAAAACCCTGGCTCCACTACGATActgcaacagcaccagcaacagcagtccgGTCTCTCCTCGAACAACACATCATCATCGGGCGGCGTGAAGATCGATAGCGAAAATCCGCCCCCTTTACGGCAGATTAAGCAAGAATCTCCCGCCATCTGGAATCAACCGACGCTCGTACCGACTTCGATGCATTCGACCAGCAATATCATAGAAAtggtgcagcaacagcagcagcagcatcaactacaccaccttcaccagcagcaacagcagcaacagcagtcgcGCCCTCCGCAAAATCTCAACCTGCAGCCATACTTAAAgtttaacaacaataacaacggCACAAACCCAGCGATGACGACCATCATGAACGGTAGCCacgtgctgcagcagctggtGCTACCGACCGGGGTGACGATAGCACCCGGTATCATCAAGCAGGAAGTGACGGATGATCATTCGAACGAAAACACCCAGTTCGGTCCGGCGGACAGTACGGGCCAGGGAGAGAATGGAACCGATGGCTCGCCGGATGCTCGCAGCGTGCCGGGCATTAATGGGCGAGACCACGAAAACGAAGCTGGTGAGAATGGGGATGGTACTGGTGCGGGTGGCAACGGGACCACACCCAGCGGGAAAGCTCGAAAGAAGCGCAAgtacaaaacgaaaccaccgAAGCCGAAGCGACAGAAACCGGGCCAGGTACACATCGCCACCGCCATCGACGGGACGGTACTGTTCTGCTGTCCCGAATGTCACATGGCCTACCCGGAGAAGGAATGTCTCGAGCAGCATCTGGTGGTGCACAAGATCGAGCGACGGTTCATATGTGATATCTGCGGTGCTGGGCTGAAGCGCAAGGAGCACCTGGAACGGCACAAGCTCGGTCACAACCCCGAGCGGCCGTTCATATGCAACGTGTGTGAGAAAGGTTTCAAACGAAAGGAACATCTCAACTTGCACTACGTCATACACAGCGGTGTTAAGACGGAGGTAAGCTCATCGGAACGTATCATTTCTCGAGCTGTGGCTAATCTCGTTTATTCTCGCCTTATTCTCATCTCTCTCCGCTAGATCTGTAACGATTGTGGGAAAGGTTTCTACAGGAAGGATCATCTCCGGAAGCATATAAAGTCGCACCTTACCAAGCGACTGAAGGAGGAAAAGGCATCCAAtcgcaataacaataacaataataataataataatagaaacACAACCAATGGTGCTAACACCACGACAACGACCATCGCCAACGGTGCGCCAAGCACGTCGATAGCTTCGTTACCGACGGGCATCCCTTCCGGATTGACAATAACGACTGCCAGTGGGAGCATGCAGAGTGGCACAGGAGATAGTGTAGATGCGACGGCTGTTGGTCAATCGGTCGTAGCACAGCAGAACTCATCGACCCAAAATCTATTACAAAGTGCAATAAGTCTACCGCAAGGTGTAACGATACACGTAAGTATTTCCACCTGATTGTGGGTTGCACAACGTAACGTATCGATCGTACTAAACGAAACTTCGCTGCTTGCCCAGGTACCTACCGCGGATAATCAAACGCTTCCGGTCCAGATCTCCTTACCTCATCTGGTAGCACAGCAACAGACGGATACCGATGGCAGCACCAGGACGGTTCTCGTGTCCAATTCGCCAGAAAACTTGAACCATCTGCACAGTACGATCAGCACGACCACAACTACCACCAGCTCGTCCTCGTCCACACCTGCATCGACCGCATTATAATGACACCCGGGCACTAGCAGGACGTCACTCTGCACGACGCCTGTCTGCCTTTCGGTGTTGTATAAAGCGCTGCTCTCACTAGCTTCCCTCGCGAAAGGGACGCTTGGGTTGTGGTAATGCAGCTGTGGCGGTTACGCAGAAATACTCTCCTAATCGTACGGACCGGAATCTTGGACCTCTGGAATCGCAGAGGTTAGAAAgtggcatttgttttgtttgcttccttcgGATGGTTTGCGTCTGTTATCGTTCGTTAAAAAGCTCACATTTGCAAAGTTGTTCATGCGCTGTtagatgatttgttttgctcatcCTCGTTGATCGTACGTGGAGACGTTGTGCTTCGCTCTACTGTTCGTCTGTTGCATTATTCGTTAAACGATAGGTTTGCTATTTTATGTTAAAacgtacatattttttaaaaagtatTTAACAGATTACCAACTTTTAGCACTGCGGAGACTCATaagtatatttattttaacgcAAAACGCACACATCACACAGTGTGTCGTCCGATCGTTCGCCCGACACACACTCCCAACCATCCATCAAACGGTTAGATACCCCCAAAGGATTGATTCGTTTCGCAGATTTGTTGGGGGGGCCGTTGGTAGTTTtcccatttgtttttattgtaattatgtgttttttttaacttattcACCCGTATCGTAACGCATGACGATGCGCTCTATTCCCAGGCCCGGTTGTTAAGGGTGCGTGATAACGAGTGTGCAGGATTGTTTGACGAATGGTATCGAGCAGTATGGGGCACTGGTATCGAAACACTGGGAGcagttgaaatgaaaaatgggtGCCTCTGGTTGAGAGCAGCGCCAGGGAATCGTTAAATACTCTTTCCAGTTTTTACTTTTAtacgtttatttgttttcttcttctccgaAGTAAACCCCGCACAATAAGGAAACAGTTTTGTACAATGAGACATTGTATATACGCGTGTATGAAAAGATGAGTATAGAGATGATTTCATAAaaagagatgaaaataaaaagaagtaTTATATTTTGATAACATGTTTggtgtatttgtgtttctGCCATTACAATTAGAAATACGAAGAGCGAGCGTACGCTAGATAAAACtccatttttttcacacaacTTCTCAGCAACGGAGCATTGACGTGCTTCAGATCGGTCCCGTCCGTTTTAATCTGATTCGTTTTAAGTTTATGGCTTTCTTCAACTTTTTTATCTGCATTTTTCAGCGCCCGTTTAGCATTGCTCAATAGTGTACGTATGTCGGACAAGGCTGAAAGAAGGAATAATCTTCTATACTTTTCACCACATCCTTTCGGGCCCATGAACAACGTTTGTACGTCCGTTTTCAGTACACCCAAAGTTTCGTTATCCGTCGGGAGCTGTTCATTGCAGCACTCACTGACCACGGAAGTTACGGCCATCAGTTCTGAGTCGAAGATGCCACTCTTCTTAAGATTAACGCATATTCCCAGCATACAGTCGACTGTTTCTAGTGCATCTTCATGAATATCTCCCAGGAAGTACCGATACACGAATGAATATGCCGCTAGCACATTGGCAATGTTATGTCGCACCGTTGGCGAAGGTGCATCTTGTAGGATGTCCGATAGCTTAGCGATGTTGGTCGATATTTTTGGACAATCTTCAAACATCTTTTGCTCCTGCTCTGATGGTTCTTCGGCCGCCTGAACTAAATCCACTCTGTACTCCTTCGCCCACCAAATGTTTGGATCGGGCAGCATTTTCGCAATATCTCCATTCTCGAGAAACCGTTGAAACTCTTCCTTTTCACCATCGGTTAATCGATCCCACACTTCTGCTGCATTGTCCAAATTGATTCCCTTCAGTCTGTTTGCCAGCTCTACCTCCTGTGCTTCGTCATCCGAATCGAGCTGTTGGTCTGCATCTTCAACGTCGGATGCGGCCTCGGTTGATGATGATTCTTCGTCCTGCATTGAATCCATTTGTTCTACTCGCTGCAGTATTTCCAACATAGTTTTGCTAGATTGCGCAGCCTTAGCATCAGCTTTCCGTAGTGCTAACTCCTGTACCACATTCTCGCGGTAAAAGCCTTCCGAACATTCCACATGTTGCTGTGCTTTGTAGCACTGAACGGAACAGTACATCATGTTGCATCTTGGGCAGTtatattttgcttctttgGTGCCACAGCTGCaaagaaagaaattaaaacgcACCTTAGCAAATCAGGCAGAATGCTGTCGATAAATAAAACGTACATTTTGCAAACCTGCTCATTCATTGTAACTGCAACTATGCTTGAATTAGGGAAGTAGGAGACACGTTTGTATTGTGATAGAAAATGTTATGTTGACAGCATTGGGGTTTTTCCTAGATTGTAAACAAATTCCTGATCGAGTTACACaaccttcttttttatgtttccattATGTGGATCTCTTCAAACTAGAATGActcttccattccattttccatatTCCTTCCTTCACAACatatattttcctttatttgcTATGTCTTCTTAAAGTTTTTATAATTACTGCAGATTCACAACGAAAAGAAACTGCGATATATTTGCGAATTATTTTCAGTCCTAATTGATTGATTCTAGTTTAGCTCATTGATATCATCTGCGTGCTCAAACTATGAATTTTATTCGCATTTTCCGATAGCTGCCGTGCCGGACTCGATTGCCGCTTATTGAACGGCTGCGATCTTGGCAATTCGTTTTTGACGATGAACATTTAATCGATTTTATAAAGATGAGATGGATTCTCGCTATGCCATTTGCACTCAACTGTCAAAAGGAGTTCCGACAAATGTCTTCCATCTGTGAGCGCACCTTCTCTTTACGCGGCTCTCATCATAGTAGTCGATGAAAGCCTATGTTCATCGAAGATCGATTTTAAAGTGGCAAATTTTCACAGCACGGCAGGCACGCGCCTCGTTGTTCCAGAAGTATTGCATGGTTACAAGTGTGATTTCATTTAATTCTAGTGAAAACTGTGCAAAAACTACTCCCAGCTACAGGTAAGTTAAGTAGAGCGTGTTAGATAGGGCGAAACGATGTGTTCGGAAGCGCAATTCTGTTCTGAAAAAAGTGCAATCGAGTGACTCAACGCCTgtagaaaaggaagaagagCAAGAtgcgaaaagaaggaaacgtAGCCGCGCGATGAAATGCGATGTGTTTCGTTAAATCCCCCAGTGGGTTTGACGTTTTTCGTTGAAAATTATGGACGATTTCGATGTTATTAATTTCGTAAATTTACGCACGTAGTGATCCGTGAATAGGTGAATCGTTATAACATGTAGGTGTAAAATGTGTCAGTTTAATTATTGCTAGAATGTGTCCTTGGTAACGCAAATGTTccattgaattaattttcatagAAATGACAATACCCCTTGAAGTGAGATTGTACTGTTTTCCTGCTTTAAAAGTACGCAACTTTGATTAATTACGTTGCAGAGTTATTGGAGCTCTAAACCGGTCGCTCGGTTGTTAATTTTAGGTACGCTTATAGTGATATGAGGTAACACTCGCTGTCGTTCTGTTAATAACTGAACATGTTAACTATAACGTGTAAGTGTAAACTGAGTGATTGGCTAAAGACGAATCAAATTCAtttacacagaaaaaaaaactgtactgTGTTTTGAAAAAGTGCGCGACAGAACTAACTTAACGACATCGAAGAACaccattttctcttttgtgTAGGCCATATCTTTTGTGTTGCTATGGTTTCGTTTCGCGCTCCCAACCGTTATTCCTTCCTGCCAGTAACCAGCCAGTGCAATGATAGTTacatttgctttcttttacAGTGGACGTGAAAACGGCAGGGAGCAACGGACGTTTGTCCACTGCTTGGTGTGCGGTGAAGGCTGCCAGCTGTTGCGTAGCGGTGACGGATTAGCAGCGAGGCTAAATAGTCTAGCCTACTGTTGCTGTATAGGCGGCTCACCACTGTCTGTCTAGCTTCATCCAAGCATCGTTCTCGTGTCACGTACCTGGTGACCTGGTTGCATTGGTGGTTGTTGTAGTGGCAACTATACGGTCATGGAGCAGTCATCGGCACTCGAGGGCCGGGCAAAGCAGATCGAGAAAGAATATCTCTCCAGCCTAGCCGACCTGAATGTCAACAGCAAACCGTTGATAAACATGTTGACAATACTGGCCGAGGAAAACCTCGAGTACGCCCAGATCATCGTGCACGCGGTGGAAAAGCACCTATTGAAGGTTAAACAATTTATGTCGATACTTACCATTCTATTATCTACAGCTAAATGTCCACATTATAACCAGCGATTCGTGTTGTCCCAAAAAAGCGGATCGCTTCCAGTAGTAAATCGGTTTAAAGTAGCCAAAGATGTTAAGTTTAAACAGAAAACAAGCTAGAGCTAAACACAATACTCGAATGTGGCACTCTAATTCAGACGCAACGATTGTGAAACATGGTGTAACGTGACGAAATTGCAGTGTGGAACTGATCTGTGATAAAATATAGTGATTTTAGCATTTACAACGGTGGATGAAGAACTGGTATCACCTGTAAATTAGTTCATGCAAATAAGGATACACTGCTAAGACAGTATAGTTCActtaaattgtttctttttttttacttacttCCGCCGATATCATTTGTTCGAAGTTAATAATCGTTCCCAAAGCGCATCCAATGTCAATGTCAATTGTTCTTTATGCGATGGATTCGGTCATCATTCTGTACTCATTCTAAGGACATAGGGGAGCCTGTGTTAACATGCACCACTTGAGCAGAgttgattaattttcaatgaaatTCGGTAGTGATTGTTggttttatcatttaatttgGCTCTTTAAGGTTCAATCTAGTAACATGTTGGataaattttgcaatttttgaaaaaaaaaatgaagttttcaTTCTTAAAGAAGTTCAATTTTAGATAGATTTGTATCTAACTGGGGCAAAATACACCTTTGCTGGGGTAAATTGCACCTTAACAAACGGGCAATTCGCAATTATTAAAAACGGTAACATGTACTGCAATAGTGAGGCAGATGCCAAGACAATGCCGGGTGCATAATGTTCCGATCTACTGGGTACATCGTGCTCACATTCATATTTGAAaaccttttttaattaaaacactaATCATTCTGCACACT
This region of Anopheles marshallii chromosome 2, idAnoMarsDA_429_01, whole genome shotgun sequence genomic DNA includes:
- the LOC128708326 gene encoding transcription factor Sp1-like; its protein translation is MNESGIVTERKGVEDKMDDNENYIECSKMNFSQFTNPFAGPNQFTAGKFPQNLTTTASNGQVLGLVSGSEGAMQFLRPVEGTAVSAASAMFHQQQSQHGQVVTTAGMPHPSMASPAYITLPITMPGAKPGDAQQTVQIQVLNPNPLPSQMAGSGAAGQTGQTGTAQSGTTPKFQMGQMQIPIQGFQQGTTVLTVAYSPQDEEVLHNQGLPEGMTIVAALQPQDLQLLASQNPGSTTILQQHQQQQSGLSSNNTSSSGGVKIDSENPPPLRQIKQESPAIWNQPTLVPTSMHSTSNIIEMVQQQQQQHQLHHLHQQQQQQQQSRPPQNLNLQPYLKFNNNNNGTNPAMTTIMNGSHVLQQLVLPTGVTIAPGIIKQEVTDDHSNENTQFGPADSTGQGENGTDGSPDARSVPGINGRDHENEAGENGDGTGAGGNGTTPSGKARKKRKYKTKPPKPKRQKPGQVHIATAIDGTVLFCCPECHMAYPEKECLEQHLVVHKIERRFICDICGAGLKRKEHLERHKLGHNPERPFICNVCEKGFKRKEHLNLHYVIHSGVKTEICNDCGKGFYRKDHLRKHIKSHLTKRLKEEKASNRNNNNNNNNNNRNTTNGANTTTTTIANGAPSTSIASLPTGIPSGLTITTASGSMQSGTGDSVDATAVGQSVVAQQNSSTQNLLQSAISLPQGVTIHVPTADNQTLPVQISLPHLVAQQQTDTDGSTRTVLVSNSPENLNHLHSTISTTTTTTSSSSSTPASTAL
- the LOC128710131 gene encoding zinc finger HIT domain-containing protein 2, whose amino-acid sequence is MNEQVCKICGTKEAKYNCPRCNMMYCSVQCYKAQQHVECSEGFYRENVVQELALRKADAKAAQSSKTMLEILQRVEQMDSMQDEESSSTEAASDVEDADQQLDSDDEAQEVELANRLKGINLDNAAEVWDRLTDGEKEEFQRFLENGDIAKMLPDPNIWWAKEYRVDLVQAAEEPSEQEQKMFEDCPKISTNIAKLSDILQDAPSPTVRHNIANVLAAYSFVYRYFLGDIHEDALETVDCMLGICVNLKKSGIFDSELMAVTSVVSECCNEQLPTDNETLGVLKTDVQTLFMGPKGCGEKYRRLFLLSALSDIRTLLSNAKRALKNADKKVEESHKLKTNQIKTDGTDLKHVNAPLLRSCVKKMEFYLAYARSSYF